Proteins encoded within one genomic window of Pigmentiphaga sp. H8:
- a CDS encoding carboxylesterase/lipase family protein → MGGDASGFVEVGLAEGRLRGARRDGVLWFSGVPYARPPLESLRFAPPEPPRPWTGTRDATGAMPIAPQAASRLAAVMGDFSREQSEDCLQLTIATPGLDGGHRPVIIWLHGGGFSSGGGGLDWYDGCRLAREGDAVVVGVNYRLGALGYLYANGLSPGNLGLLDQAQAIRFVREHAHDFGGDPNAITLMGQSAGANAIAALFAGGHAGPGIRRAVLQSGAYGIGTLDTARAGEMGERFLHHLGLADAPGRARDLSVATILAAQGAVARETAQLGETAPPFHLLADPPGLPADFRFDTLAADAMAGVQILVGVTARECQAFFARDPRMAGLDHDGAQARLRALYGDAAAGDYARRREARPDIHAADLFSDWISDHVFDAPTIQFADRASAAGADVYFYRFDWQAPASGFGSCHCLELPFLMGTARAWNGSPMLEAADPQAIDRLSATMRAAWLAFARDGVPAAPSLPAWPRYARDTRLAMHLDDAPRVGSAHA, encoded by the coding sequence ATGGGCGGTGATGCAAGCGGGTTCGTGGAAGTCGGCCTGGCGGAGGGGCGATTGCGTGGCGCGCGCCGGGACGGCGTGCTGTGGTTCTCGGGCGTGCCCTATGCCCGTCCACCCTTGGAGTCCTTGCGCTTCGCCCCGCCCGAGCCGCCACGGCCGTGGACGGGTACGCGCGACGCGACCGGCGCCATGCCCATCGCGCCGCAGGCGGCCTCGCGGCTGGCGGCGGTGATGGGCGACTTCTCGCGCGAGCAGAGCGAGGACTGCCTGCAACTGACGATCGCCACGCCGGGCCTGGACGGCGGCCACCGGCCCGTGATCATCTGGCTGCACGGCGGCGGATTCTCCAGCGGCGGCGGCGGGCTGGACTGGTACGACGGCTGCCGGCTGGCGCGCGAGGGCGACGCCGTGGTCGTGGGCGTGAACTACCGGCTGGGGGCGCTGGGCTACCTGTACGCGAACGGACTCTCGCCCGGCAACCTGGGCCTGCTGGACCAGGCCCAGGCCATCCGCTTCGTGCGCGAACACGCGCACGATTTCGGCGGCGATCCGAACGCCATCACGCTGATGGGCCAGTCGGCCGGCGCCAACGCGATTGCCGCGCTGTTCGCGGGCGGCCATGCCGGGCCGGGCATACGCCGGGCCGTCCTGCAAAGCGGCGCCTACGGCATCGGGACGCTGGACACGGCGCGCGCGGGCGAGATGGGTGAACGCTTCCTCCACCACCTGGGCCTGGCGGATGCGCCGGGCCGCGCGCGGGACCTTTCCGTGGCCACCATCCTGGCCGCGCAGGGCGCCGTCGCGCGCGAGACCGCGCAACTGGGAGAAACGGCGCCGCCCTTCCATCTGCTGGCCGATCCGCCCGGCCTGCCGGCGGACTTCCGCTTCGACACGCTGGCAGCCGACGCCATGGCCGGCGTGCAGATCCTGGTGGGCGTCACGGCCCGTGAATGCCAGGCCTTCTTCGCGCGGGACCCGCGCATGGCCGGCCTGGACCACGACGGCGCGCAGGCGCGGCTGCGCGCGCTGTACGGCGACGCGGCGGCTGGCGACTACGCCCGCCGCCGTGAAGCCCGCCCCGACATCCACGCGGCCGACCTGTTCAGCGACTGGATCTCGGATCACGTCTTCGATGCGCCGACGATCCAGTTTGCGGACCGCGCCTCGGCGGCGGGCGCCGACGTGTATTTCTACCGCTTCGACTGGCAGGCACCCGCCTCCGGCTTCGGCAGTTGCCATTGCCTGGAACTGCCCTTCCTCATGGGCACCGCGCGCGCCTGGAACGGCTCGCCCATGCTGGAAGCGGCCGACCCACAGGCGATCGACCGCCTGTCGGCCACGATGCGCGCGGCCTGGCTGGCCTTCGCGCGCGACGGCGTGCCGGCGGCACCATCGCTGCCCGCGTGGCCGCGCTATGCACGGGACACGCGGCTGGCCATGCACCTGGACGACGCGCCGCGCGTGGGGAGCGCGCATGCCTGA
- a CDS encoding VOC family protein, with the protein MSGDIDSVNHLGIAVRDMDQACALYERLGFTLSPLSVHSGSKAPGEAPVPMATGNRCAIFPKNYIEVLGIVNPGAMDWGWERFVDKFQGAHIICFGCTDAETVHRRLEDSKVANSGVITLQRDIGTEDGMRTARFDCVHFDSAATPEGLIQAARHRNPEYVHQPRYLGHANGATSLAEILLVSENPEQTAARYAVLSGQPSVRQDDGSFLIRLPVVTALRFMGPEQAGVELPGTLMAPAPAIVAATFGVRDLAAARAWVAQAGFPVVDGPGRFMVPAENALGVAHLFRQE; encoded by the coding sequence ATGAGCGGAGACATCGATTCGGTCAATCACCTGGGCATCGCCGTGCGCGACATGGACCAGGCTTGCGCCCTGTACGAGCGCCTGGGTTTCACCCTGAGCCCGCTCTCCGTGCATTCCGGTTCCAAGGCGCCGGGCGAGGCGCCCGTTCCCATGGCGACCGGCAACCGCTGCGCGATCTTCCCGAAGAACTACATCGAGGTGCTGGGCATCGTGAACCCCGGCGCCATGGACTGGGGATGGGAGCGGTTCGTGGACAAGTTCCAGGGCGCCCACATCATCTGCTTCGGCTGCACCGATGCCGAGACCGTGCATCGGCGCCTGGAGGACAGCAAGGTCGCCAATTCGGGCGTGATCACCTTGCAGCGCGACATCGGTACCGAGGACGGCATGCGCACGGCGCGCTTCGACTGCGTGCATTTCGACAGCGCCGCCACGCCCGAGGGACTGATCCAGGCCGCCCGCCACCGCAATCCCGAATACGTCCACCAGCCCCGCTACCTGGGCCACGCCAACGGCGCGACCTCGCTGGCCGAGATCCTGCTGGTGTCCGAGAACCCCGAGCAGACCGCCGCGCGCTACGCGGTGCTGAGCGGCCAGCCCAGCGTCCGGCAGGACGACGGTTCGTTCCTGATCCGGCTGCCGGTGGTGACGGCCCTGCGCTTCATGGGGCCCGAGCAGGCCGGCGTCGAATTGCCAGGCACGCTGATGGCGCCGGCCCCGGCCATCGTGGCCGCGACCTTCGGCGTGCGCGACCTGGCCGCGGCGCGGGCATGGGTGGCGCAGGCGGGCTTTCCCGTCGTGGACGGCCCGGGCCGCTTCATGGTGCCGGCCGAGAACGCCCTGGGCGTGGCCCACCTGTTCCGCCAGGAGTGA
- a CDS encoding aconitase family protein, producing MQDSIRFEGRVLYLSRDPSCIRRQLAGESVSLAQAGPLRDDVSTDEITPVTTMLVYDERLGRYPYVGLKAGDELPIGEDAVRQGGFGITVAGKRYGKGSSREHSPLAELSAGIRLIVAESFERIYQQNCDNIGILTTTDFDVLRRIEAGEAIPIERFLNGRDALTQAIIRSGGLMAYSRRALRADTGSTPRAAGKGLTLVEKIIHRHLHPDTVEAGRGSGVFIRADWRFSHDYFTGMSAHLMHLAYGKPAPLRDPDRIVAFHDHLVLAPQSVPHVKGGLLPRVATLVQGHHDFIDDYPVRHYGQLPDGSGSEGICHALMAERHALPGEVVAGTDSHTPHAGALGCLAFGVGSTDMANSWATGYVRCKVPETLRVEISGTLAPGVTAKDIVLVLLRSEAVRNGEAIGAVFEYGGEAVRAMSVDERATLTNMVAELGGFTGIVEPDERTVAFLKERRGVDFALEDWMASDADAAYRRVIHIDGASVQPMAARPGDPGNGVAIAELDGDVAVDIAYGGSCTGGKRADFDAYHEVLKWGLDQGLRIAPHTRFYLQFGTMEVKRYCEQRGYLDVFERAGVELVMPGCGSCANCGPGQSTSASQVTISAINRNFPGRSGPGSVWLASPYSVAASALAGRIVDYGQLRG from the coding sequence ATGCAAGACAGCATCCGTTTCGAGGGCCGCGTGCTTTACCTGTCGCGCGATCCGTCCTGTATCCGCCGCCAGCTGGCCGGCGAATCCGTCTCGCTCGCCCAGGCCGGACCGCTGCGCGACGACGTCTCGACCGACGAGATCACGCCGGTCACGACCATGCTGGTCTACGACGAGCGCCTGGGCCGCTACCCCTACGTCGGGCTGAAGGCCGGCGACGAACTGCCCATAGGCGAGGACGCCGTGCGCCAGGGCGGCTTCGGCATCACGGTGGCGGGCAAGCGCTACGGCAAGGGTTCGTCGCGCGAGCACAGCCCGCTGGCCGAGCTGTCGGCCGGCATACGGCTGATCGTGGCCGAGAGCTTCGAGCGCATCTACCAGCAGAACTGCGACAACATCGGCATTCTGACCACGACCGACTTCGACGTGCTGCGCCGGATCGAGGCCGGCGAAGCCATTCCCATCGAGCGGTTCCTGAACGGCCGCGACGCGCTGACCCAGGCGATCATCCGCAGCGGCGGGCTGATGGCCTACAGCCGGCGGGCGCTGCGCGCCGACACGGGGTCCACGCCGCGCGCCGCGGGCAAGGGGCTGACGCTGGTCGAGAAGATCATCCACCGGCACCTGCATCCCGACACCGTCGAGGCGGGACGCGGCAGCGGTGTGTTCATCCGCGCCGACTGGCGCTTCAGCCACGACTACTTCACCGGCATGAGCGCGCACCTGATGCACCTGGCCTACGGCAAGCCGGCGCCGCTGCGCGATCCGGACCGCATCGTGGCCTTCCACGACCACCTGGTCCTGGCGCCGCAGAGCGTGCCGCACGTCAAGGGCGGCCTCCTGCCGCGCGTGGCGACCCTGGTGCAGGGACACCATGATTTCATCGACGACTATCCGGTGCGCCACTACGGCCAGTTGCCCGACGGCAGCGGCTCCGAAGGCATCTGCCATGCGCTGATGGCCGAGCGCCACGCGCTGCCGGGCGAGGTCGTGGCCGGCACCGATTCGCACACGCCGCATGCCGGCGCGCTGGGCTGCCTGGCGTTCGGCGTGGGCTCGACCGACATGGCCAACAGCTGGGCGACCGGTTACGTGCGCTGCAAGGTGCCGGAAACGTTGCGCGTGGAGATCTCGGGCACGCTGGCGCCCGGCGTCACGGCCAAGGACATCGTGCTGGTGCTGCTGCGGTCCGAGGCGGTGCGCAACGGCGAAGCCATCGGCGCGGTGTTCGAATACGGCGGCGAGGCGGTGCGCGCCATGTCGGTGGACGAGCGCGCCACGCTGACCAACATGGTGGCCGAGCTGGGCGGATTCACCGGCATCGTCGAGCCGGACGAACGCACCGTCGCTTTCCTGAAGGAACGCCGCGGCGTCGACTTCGCGCTGGAGGACTGGATGGCCAGCGACGCGGATGCCGCCTACCGCCGCGTGATCCATATCGACGGCGCGAGCGTGCAGCCCATGGCGGCCCGCCCGGGCGATCCGGGCAACGGCGTGGCCATTGCCGAGCTGGACGGCGACGTTGCGGTCGACATCGCCTACGGCGGTTCCTGTACCGGCGGCAAGCGGGCCGATTTCGACGCCTACCACGAGGTCTTGAAATGGGGCCTGGACCAGGGCTTGCGCATCGCGCCGCACACCCGTTTCTACCTGCAGTTCGGCACGATGGAGGTCAAGCGCTATTGCGAGCAGCGCGGCTACCTGGACGTTTTCGAGCGTGCCGGCGTGGAGCTGGTAATGCCGGGCTGCGGTTCGTGCGCCAACTGCGGGCCGGGCCAGTCGACCTCGGCCTCGCAGGTCACCATCAGCGCGATCAACCGCAATTTCCCGGGCCGCTCGGGACCCGGGAGCGTATGGCTGGCCAGCCCGTATTCGGTGGCCGCCAGCGCGCTGGCGGGCCGGATCGTGGACTACGGCCAGCTGCGGGGATAG
- a CDS encoding pentapeptide MXKDX repeat protein, whose product MKKLTPLVLSLGMALAAVTAHAADNMGKDNMAKDGMGKDAMSKTAPAKDAMKKDDMKKDGMKRDAMAGDRMKHDGMKKDGMKKDTMSKDGMGDGMKK is encoded by the coding sequence ATGAAGAAACTGACCCCTCTCGTTCTTTCCCTGGGCATGGCCCTGGCCGCCGTCACGGCTCACGCCGCCGATAACATGGGCAAGGACAACATGGCCAAGGACGGCATGGGCAAGGACGCCATGTCCAAAACCGCGCCCGCCAAGGACGCGATGAAGAAGGACGACATGAAGAAAGACGGCATGAAAAGGGATGCCATGGCCGGCGACAGGATGAAGCACGATGGCATGAAGAAGGACGGCATGAAGAAGGACACCATGTCGAAGGACGGCATGGGCGATGGCATGAAGAAATAG
- a CDS encoding molybdopterin-dependent oxidoreductase produces MEKRSRLSTSDARLALREARRLLAPRIERPDRRAFLTRPLSLGGLALLSGCDVTGQAGVEQALSAVSRFNDKVQGWLFDPDALAPTYPASMITRPFPFNAYYGVDEAPRVDEADYRLEVAGRVADRRPWRLADLRALPQAEQITRHICVEGWSAIGRWGGVRFSDFLARIGADTRARYVGFKCADDYYTSIDMPTALHPQTLLTLSYDGRTLPREYGFPMKLRMPTKLGYKNPKHVRAIFVTDTYPGGYWEDQGYNWFGGS; encoded by the coding sequence ATGGAAAAACGCTCCCGCCTGTCCACGTCCGATGCCCGGCTGGCGCTGCGCGAAGCCCGGCGGCTGCTGGCGCCCCGGATCGAGCGCCCCGACCGGCGCGCCTTCCTGACGCGCCCGCTATCCCTGGGCGGGCTGGCCCTGCTGTCGGGCTGCGACGTCACCGGCCAGGCCGGTGTCGAACAGGCGCTGTCGGCCGTCTCCCGCTTCAACGACAAGGTACAGGGCTGGCTGTTCGATCCGGACGCGCTGGCGCCGACCTATCCCGCCTCCATGATCACGCGCCCGTTTCCGTTCAACGCCTACTACGGGGTGGACGAGGCCCCTCGGGTGGACGAGGCGGACTACCGGCTCGAGGTCGCCGGCCGGGTGGCCGACCGCCGGCCATGGCGCCTGGCCGACCTGCGGGCCCTGCCCCAGGCCGAACAGATCACGCGGCACATCTGCGTGGAAGGCTGGAGCGCCATCGGGCGCTGGGGCGGCGTGCGCTTCTCGGATTTCCTGGCCCGCATCGGCGCCGACACCCGCGCCCGGTACGTGGGCTTCAAGTGCGCGGACGACTACTACACCAGCATCGACATGCCGACGGCGCTGCATCCGCAAACGCTGCTCACGCTGAGCTACGACGGACGCACGCTGCCGCGCGAATACGGTTTTCCCATGAAGCTGCGCATGCCGACCAAGCTTGGCTACAAGAATCCCAAGCACGTCCGGGCGATCTTCGTCACCGACACCTACCCTGGCGGCTACTGGGAAGACCAGGGATACAACTGGTTCGGCGGCAGCTGA
- a CDS encoding cytochrome b/b6 domain-containing protein yields MSPIHPAWVRIAHALNAVAVLAMVASGWRIYNASPLFDFAFPQAITLGGWLAGALQWHFAAMWLLAVNGLAYLALNVATGRLARRFLPLSPRGVLRDIAAALRGRLAHDDPRRYNQVQRLAYLFVMLDVALLVVSGLVLWKSVQFGLLRELMGGYEAARRVHFAAMAALVGFVAVHLVMVALVPRTLRAMIRGR; encoded by the coding sequence ATGTCCCCCATTCATCCCGCCTGGGTGCGCATCGCCCACGCCCTGAACGCGGTGGCCGTGCTCGCCATGGTGGCGAGCGGATGGCGCATCTACAACGCTTCGCCGCTGTTCGACTTCGCGTTCCCCCAGGCGATCACCCTGGGCGGATGGCTGGCCGGCGCGCTGCAATGGCATTTCGCCGCCATGTGGCTGCTGGCGGTCAACGGCCTGGCCTATCTCGCGCTAAACGTCGCGACCGGCCGGCTGGCCCGCCGCTTCCTGCCGCTTTCGCCGCGCGGCGTGCTGCGCGATATCGCGGCGGCGCTGCGCGGCCGCCTGGCCCATGACGACCCGCGCCGGTACAACCAGGTCCAGCGCCTGGCCTACCTGTTCGTCATGCTGGACGTCGCGCTGCTGGTCGTGTCGGGACTGGTGCTGTGGAAATCGGTGCAGTTCGGCCTGCTGCGCGAGCTGATGGGCGGCTACGAGGCGGCGCGCCGCGTGCATTTCGCCGCGATGGCCGCCCTGGTGGGATTCGTGGCCGTACACCTGGTCATGGTGGCACTGGTGCCTCGCACCCTGCGTGCCATGATCCGGGGCAGGTAG
- a CDS encoding response regulator transcription factor — translation MERVKRVLIVEDDAHIAELLRMHLRDEGYAVEHAADGEQGMRMLEGGAWDALVLDLMLPGVDGLEICRRARAMARYTPIIITSARSSEVHRIVGLELGADDYLAKPFSMLELVARVKALLRRVDALARHARIEAGLLSLHGLDLDPLARTALLNGRAIDLTPREFDLLAFFVRHPDKVYSRMDLLNEVWGYQHDGYEHTVNTHINRLRTKVEDDPSQPRRILTVWGRGYKFASGARDEAAAP, via the coding sequence ATGGAACGAGTCAAGCGCGTCCTGATCGTCGAGGATGATGCCCATATCGCCGAATTGTTGCGCATGCACCTGCGCGACGAGGGCTATGCCGTCGAGCACGCGGCCGACGGCGAGCAGGGCATGCGCATGCTGGAGGGCGGGGCCTGGGACGCCCTGGTCCTGGACCTGATGCTGCCCGGCGTGGACGGACTGGAAATCTGCCGCCGGGCCCGGGCCATGGCGCGCTACACCCCCATCATCATCACCAGCGCGCGTTCCAGCGAAGTCCACCGCATCGTCGGGCTGGAGCTGGGCGCCGACGACTACCTCGCCAAGCCCTTCTCCATGCTGGAGCTGGTGGCGCGCGTCAAGGCGCTGCTGCGCCGCGTGGATGCCCTGGCGCGCCACGCGCGCATCGAAGCCGGGCTGCTGTCGCTGCATGGCCTGGACCTGGATCCGCTGGCCCGCACGGCCCTGCTGAATGGCCGGGCCATCGACCTGACGCCGCGCGAATTCGACCTGCTGGCCTTCTTCGTGCGGCATCCCGACAAGGTGTACTCGCGCATGGACCTGTTGAACGAGGTGTGGGGCTACCAGCATGACGGCTACGAGCATACGGTCAACACGCACATCAACCGCCTGCGCACGAAGGTCGAGGACGACCCGTCCCAGCCGCGTCGCATCCTGACGGTGTGGGGCCGCGGCTACAAGTTCGCCTCGGGCGCGCGGGACGAGGCCGCCGCGCCATGA
- a CDS encoding ATP-binding protein: protein MKRLSLTQRLSLVFAVLLLACSGMSLLFQIRAEARHEQEVVQQLSSGLAAHIAGTAQLMDAGGWKPEAVRDLFDKLMAVNPAVELYLLDPDGRIVGHAAPPGRLRRDRVDLAPVRRLAAGAALPILGDDPRSADARKVFNAAPVRVDGKEAGYVYVILQGETHDALAAGLARHSVWRMTGLAMGLVALLGLIMGLVAFHLITRPLRALADTVRSFDAAGDAPTPPLDPPPDDGRRDEIATLRAAFAQMSRRIAEQWRELTRQDQQRRELVANISHDLRTPLTSLHGYLETLRVKDGLLTQAEHHRYLDIALDQSRKVGVLAQALFELARLESGLVQPERETFALPDLVQDVVQKFELAAEARGQRLLTEIPPALPQVHADIAMIERVLTNLLDNAIRHNPPGTRVTVGLAAAANGVRIDVRDTGSGIPEALRPRLFKRIPAWGRKAQESGGLGLIIVQRMLALHGSDIRLVEDGGPGTVFRFDLAAG from the coding sequence ATGAAGCGCCTTTCGCTCACGCAGCGGCTTTCGCTGGTGTTCGCCGTGCTGCTGCTGGCCTGCAGCGGGATGTCGCTGCTGTTCCAGATCCGGGCCGAGGCGCGCCACGAACAGGAGGTCGTGCAGCAGTTGTCGAGCGGACTGGCCGCGCACATCGCCGGCACGGCGCAGCTCATGGATGCCGGCGGATGGAAACCGGAGGCCGTGCGCGACCTGTTCGACAAGCTGATGGCGGTCAATCCCGCCGTCGAACTGTACCTGCTCGATCCCGACGGGCGCATCGTCGGCCATGCCGCTCCGCCCGGCCGCCTGCGGCGCGACCGCGTCGACCTGGCGCCGGTGCGCCGCCTGGCCGCGGGGGCCGCGCTGCCCATACTGGGCGACGATCCCCGCAGCGCGGATGCGCGCAAGGTATTCAATGCCGCGCCGGTGCGCGTCGATGGCAAGGAGGCCGGCTACGTCTACGTCATCCTGCAGGGCGAGACGCACGATGCGCTGGCCGCGGGGCTCGCCCGCCACTCGGTGTGGCGCATGACGGGCCTGGCCATGGGCCTGGTCGCGCTGCTGGGCCTGATCATGGGCCTCGTCGCCTTCCATCTCATCACCCGCCCCTTGCGCGCGCTGGCCGATACGGTGCGCAGCTTCGACGCCGCCGGCGATGCGCCCACGCCGCCGCTGGATCCGCCGCCCGACGACGGCCGGCGCGACGAAATCGCCACGCTGCGCGCCGCCTTCGCGCAGATGAGCCGGCGCATCGCCGAACAGTGGCGCGAACTGACCCGCCAGGACCAGCAGCGCCGGGAGCTGGTCGCCAACATCTCGCACGACCTGCGCACGCCGTTGACCTCGCTGCACGGCTACCTGGAAACCCTGCGCGTCAAGGACGGCCTGCTGACCCAGGCCGAGCACCATCGCTACCTGGACATCGCGCTGGACCAGAGCCGCAAGGTCGGGGTGCTGGCGCAGGCGCTGTTCGAGCTGGCCCGCCTGGAGTCGGGGCTGGTCCAGCCCGAGCGCGAGACCTTCGCCCTGCCCGACCTGGTGCAGGACGTCGTGCAGAAGTTCGAGCTGGCGGCCGAGGCGCGCGGCCAGCGCCTGCTGACCGAGATCCCGCCGGCATTGCCGCAGGTCCATGCCGACATCGCCATGATCGAGCGCGTGCTGACCAACCTGCTGGACAACGCCATCCGCCACAATCCGCCCGGCACGCGGGTCACGGTGGGCCTGGCCGCGGCTGCGAACGGGGTGCGGATCGACGTGCGCGACACCGGTTCGGGCATCCCCGAGGCGCTGCGGCCCCGCCTGTTCAAGCGGATCCCCGCCTGGGGCCGCAAGGCACAGGAGAGCGGCGGGCTGGGGCTGATCATCGTCCAGCGCATGCTCGCCCTGCACGGCAGCGACATCCGGCTGGTCGAGGACGGCGGGCCGGGCACGGTGTTCCGGTTCGACCTGGCGGCCGGTTGA
- a CDS encoding TAXI family TRAP transporter solute-binding subunit, with translation MKSLPIVSAFDPRRRTLLTAAAAGVAASVMGRPALAQQKFINVLTGGQSGVYYPLGVALGQIYSKTIPGAKTSVQATKASAENLNLLQAGRGEIAFTLADALSDAWNGSEDAGFKTPLKKLRVIAGIYSNYIQLIASEGSGIKTLADLKGKRISVGAPRSGTELNARAVVKAAGLTYKDFSKVEYLPFGESVELIKNRQLDVTLQSAGLGVASIRDLATTMKIVVVAIPPDVVAKIGDSAYQSTTIPANTYTGQTEAVPSIAIRNFLVSHEGVSDDTAYEMTKNLFEHLDQLVAAHSAAKEIKRENAMGGTSVPFHPGAQKYYKEIGLLK, from the coding sequence TTGAAAAGCCTTCCCATTGTTTCCGCGTTCGACCCCCGTCGCCGCACGCTGCTCACGGCCGCGGCCGCCGGCGTCGCCGCCTCGGTCATGGGCCGTCCGGCGCTGGCCCAGCAGAAATTCATCAATGTGCTCACGGGCGGCCAGAGCGGCGTGTACTACCCGCTGGGCGTGGCCCTGGGCCAGATCTACTCCAAGACCATTCCCGGCGCGAAGACCAGCGTGCAGGCCACCAAGGCCTCGGCCGAGAACCTGAACCTGCTGCAGGCCGGCCGCGGCGAGATCGCCTTCACGCTGGCCGATGCGTTGTCCGACGCCTGGAACGGTTCCGAGGACGCGGGCTTCAAGACGCCCCTGAAGAAACTGCGCGTCATCGCGGGCATCTATTCCAACTACATCCAGCTCATCGCCAGCGAGGGGTCGGGCATCAAGACGCTGGCCGATCTCAAGGGCAAGCGCATCTCGGTCGGCGCGCCGCGTTCGGGCACCGAGCTGAACGCGCGCGCCGTGGTGAAGGCCGCCGGCCTGACCTACAAGGATTTCTCCAAGGTCGAATACCTGCCCTTCGGCGAATCGGTGGAACTCATCAAGAACCGCCAGCTCGACGTGACGCTGCAATCGGCCGGACTGGGCGTGGCCTCGATCCGCGATCTCGCGACCACGATGAAGATCGTCGTGGTGGCGATCCCGCCCGATGTCGTCGCCAAGATCGGCGACTCCGCCTACCAGAGCACGACCATTCCGGCCAACACCTATACCGGGCAGACCGAGGCCGTGCCCAGCATCGCGATCCGCAACTTCCTGGTCAGCCACGAAGGGGTGTCGGACGATACCGCCTACGAAATGACCAAGAACCTGTTCGAGCACCTCGATCAACTGGTGGCCGCGCACTCCGCCGCCAAGGAGATCAAGCGCGAGAACGCGATGGGCGGCACGTCCGTGCCTTTCCACCCGGGCGCCCAGAAGTACTACAAGGAAATCGGGCTGCTGAAATAA